A DNA window from Ornithodoros turicata isolate Travis chromosome 10, ASM3712646v1, whole genome shotgun sequence contains the following coding sequences:
- the LOC135369709 gene encoding uncharacterized protein LOC135369709: protein MKCQAFIVLTLNGFIPKALCPVFHIGAVNEKATGPSSIVIHTGMDRSHLIKRRKVLRTQATTVVNELQQLIATYPLPDRCDIDENCLRLREIDDALREVDNALAPLFTEQDYAKQFECEYKIRRTLFRANVFLTAKYSSSRASPTANTVAYPQNPNEAAAIPPHRTIHLPFKFDGQKGKWQLFWTRFESTIHNNVTLADGDKMNYLMAALEGQAVNAISGLQITAATYNTATSLLRDRFGNDSALVEDHLKSLADVEPVKSSRQVP from the coding sequence ATGAAGTGCCAGGCTTTTATTGTTCTAACATTAAACGGGTTTATACCTAAGGCGCTCTGTCCTGTCTTCCACATTGGTGCCGTGAATGAGAAGGCAACAGGGCCGTCATCGATCGTCATTCACACAGGTATGGACCGCTCACACTTAATCAAACGACGCAAAGTCCTTCGAACGCAAGCAACTACGGTCGTCAACGAGCTCCAGCAGCTCATCGCTACCTATCCACTCCCTGATCGCTGTGACATTGACGAGAACTGCTTACGCCTTCGCGAAATAGACGATGCGTTACGCGAAGTCGACAATGCACTCGCACCCCTTTTTACTGAACAAGATTACGCTAAACAGTTCGAATGTGAATATAAGATTCGGAGAACCCTCTTTCGTGCCAACGTTTTCTTGACGGCGAAATACTCCTCATCACGGGCGTCTCCAACTGCGAATACAGTTGCTTACCCTCAGAATCCCAACGAAGCTGCGGCCATTCCTCCGCACCGAACAATTCACCTTCCCTTCAAATTCGATGGACAGAAGGGCAAATGGCAGCTATTCTGGACTCGTTTCGAATCTACCATTCATAACAACGTCACCCTCGCCGACGGCGATAAGATGAACTACTTGATGGCTGCCTTGGAAGGTCAGGCTGTAAACGCAATTAGTGGCTTACAAATAACGGCAGCGACGTATAACACAGCCACTAGTCTTCTCCGTGATCGCTTTGGGAACGACTCTGCTCTTGTCGAAGATCACCTGAAAAGTCTTGCAGACGTCGAACCTGTCAAATCAAGCCGACAGGTCCCATAA